A stretch of DNA from Kangiella sediminilitoris:
TGAGATAAGTGTAATATCACTACCTTCACGGTCAACAAAACATGCTTCCAGCGGATATTCTTCACCATTATCTTCAACTTCGTGTTTTACGATACGGTAAACACGCTTTGGCTCCAAGAAAATCACAGGATCAGGATCACGAATTGCTGCCAGCATCAGGCCATAAGCACGTGATGGGTTTGAAGGAATGACAACCTTCAAGCCAGGGATGTGTGAGAATAATGCCTCAGTTGATTCTGAGTGGTGTTCTGGGGCGTGAATGCCACCACCAAAAGGGGCGCGGATTACTAGCGGCTGAGTGATGCGTCCGCGAGTACGATGACGCATACGAGCTGCATGACAGAAAATCTGATCAACTGCAGGGAAGATGAAACCCATAAACTGCATTTCTGCAATCGGCTTCATACCTTGAGCGGCCATACCCACGGCTAAACCAGCAATCATAGATTCCGCCAGAGGTGTATCTATCACTCGATCCTTACCGTATTTCTTCTGTAAGCCGTCTGTTGCACGGAATACACCACCGTTTTTACCAACGTCTTCACCAAAAAGTACCACGTCTTGATCATGCTCAAGTTCGTAGGCCATTGCTGCGTTTACAGCTTCAATTAAAGTAATCGCCGCCATTATTTTGCACCTCTTTTGATTGCTGCTTCTCGCTGAGGTTTAGTTAATTCAGGAAGTTCCGCATACAGGTAGTCAAACATCTCTTCTGGACCAGGCATTGGTGCCTCTTCGTATGCTTTAACAGCCGCTTCAACTTCTTTGGCGACTTCTTCTTTCATTTTTTCTTCGTCTTCATCAGACCACGCTTTATTATCTTCGAGGTACTTACGTAAACGAACAAGAGGTTCATTCTTCCAAGCTTCTTCTTTAACTTTAGGATCGTCGTAGCGCGATGCATCATCTGCTGTCGTGTGGTCACATAAACGATAAGTAATAGCTTCAATTACTGTTGGGCCTCCACCGCTACGAGCTTTTTCAAGCGCATAGTTAGCCACTTCGCGAACAGCGATAATGTCATTACCATCGACCTGGATGCCTTCGACACCTGCTGCGATAGCTTTTTGAGCATAGGTTTCACAAGCTGTCTGGATGTCCGTAGGTACGGAAATTGCCCATTGGTTGTTGTTAATAAAGAATACTGCGCCTAGATTCCAGATCCCCGCAACGTTGACACCTTCGTAGAAGTCACCTTCCGATGTACCGCCTTCGCCTATCTCTGTCACAACTGCGCGCTTTTGTTTGCGCATTTGGATAGCTTTAGCTACTCCGGAAGCATGAATAATCTGGTTTGCGATTGGTACACAGATTGGGAAATCTTCTTTAGCTACAGAGTAGTTAGCACCTTCTTCATCACCGCCCCAATAACGCAAGATCTCCTCCATGGTGACACCATGCTTTAAAAGACCGCCAGTTGAGCGATAGTATGGAATTAACACATCTTCCTTAGTCATCACATCGCCGTAACCAATACCAATGGCTTCCTGACCCAGTGATGCAGGGTATGTACCCATTTTACCGGTACGCTGAAGTGCATAAGCTTTGGCATCGAATACACGTAATTTATACATGTCACGGTAAAGCTCGCGCATTGTGTTCATGTCTTTGGCAAACTTCGGTAAATCTTTCGCTGGCTTGCCACTGGCATCAAGATATTGATGATACTTGATCTCGAAAGAAGCAACAGTTGTAGTCGTCAAGGCTACATTCTCCTTTATTGAAGGGGCTGACTTTTAAGATTTAAATACTCAATAAAAGCTTTAGATTTCAATCATTTAACGATGGAATCTATGGGTTCCCCTAAGGTTCAATCTCATAATTAGCGACGCCGATTGTACGTATTTTTGGCTAATTTGTATAGTGAGATTTACGTTAACGTAAACCCTTACTAGTTTTATTTTAAATTAAGTCGCTTTT
This window harbors:
- the pdhA gene encoding pyruvate dehydrogenase (acetyl-transferring) E1 component subunit alpha yields the protein MTTTTVASFEIKYHQYLDASGKPAKDLPKFAKDMNTMRELYRDMYKLRVFDAKAYALQRTGKMGTYPASLGQEAIGIGYGDVMTKEDVLIPYYRSTGGLLKHGVTMEEILRYWGGDEEGANYSVAKEDFPICVPIANQIIHASGVAKAIQMRKQKRAVVTEIGEGGTSEGDFYEGVNVAGIWNLGAVFFINNNQWAISVPTDIQTACETYAQKAIAAGVEGIQVDGNDIIAVREVANYALEKARSGGGPTVIEAITYRLCDHTTADDASRYDDPKVKEEAWKNEPLVRLRKYLEDNKAWSDEDEEKMKEEVAKEVEAAVKAYEEAPMPGPEEMFDYLYAELPELTKPQREAAIKRGAK
- a CDS encoding alpha-ketoacid dehydrogenase subunit beta encodes the protein MAAITLIEAVNAAMAYELEHDQDVVLFGEDVGKNGGVFRATDGLQKKYGKDRVIDTPLAESMIAGLAVGMAAQGMKPIAEMQFMGFIFPAVDQIFCHAARMRHRTRGRITQPLVIRAPFGGGIHAPEHHSESTEALFSHIPGLKVVIPSNPSRAYGLMLAAIRDPDPVIFLEPKRVYRIVKHEVEDNGEEYPLEACFVDREGSDITLISWGAMMHETLQAAEKLAAEGIDAEVIDVATVSPIDMDTILESVEKTGRACIIQEAPKSGSVGSEIAAEIAEKAVLSLLAPIGRVSGYDTVMPYYRLEKQYMPNVDRILDEVRTIMEYK